CAGGCGATGGTGAATCGATTATTCCAGTTGTGCTAGCAAAGACTGCGATCGATGCGCTCAGACACCAGCATCCAGATGAGGCAGCCCAATTTGCGATCGAGACCTTAGTTAGCCGTGTAGAAGGTGAAGCGGGATGTATTTTGCTTGATTCTCAAGGACGGATCGGTTGGGCGCACAATTCTCAAGATATGGCAGTTGCGTACATGAATGAGGATTTAGAGCAACCTGCTACTTTTACTCGCAAAAAATAACCTCCGACTCCGCTTCACTATGTCTTTTCAGCACACATTTCAATTTTTTCAAGGGAATTCGCTGTCTGATTTGTTTGCTCAAGACATTCAGCCCGATCGGGATGCGTTGATTTTGAATTATCCTGCAACTGCAAGTTGGGCGGCATATCCAAACACGCGAAAGTATTTTTTGCAGGATGGTAGCAGTGAAGCGACCAAAACTGCGTTTGATAAGATTTGCCAAAAAGAATCTTGGAAGAATCTAGCCGTACTGGGGGATGTGTTACCGGGTGTTGTGATTGTTCCGCCGCAGTCTTTACTGATGCAATACTGGCGTGATCAGTTTGGCTTTCAATATAGTCAGATCGAACGATTGGATTGTTCCACCTATCTGGATGATCTCAGCGAGAGTGGACAGATCGATCGTGTGATTACTCTGTTTCCGTTCGATCGATTGCTTCCCGAAAAACACGCAGTTGATCCAGACATACACTATCATCTGCTGAGTAAAGTGACTCTTTCTAAGCTAGGAGTGCCTTGTCCGAACTATCAAACCTATCAGCTTAAGCAAACTCGTCTTGACGAGATCCAGCTTCCAGAGCAGTTTCCTTACCTGATCAAAACCTCGCATGGTCTTTCCGGTGAGGGAACTTATATCATTCGTAACCCTAGTGATTTGCACTATTGTCTGGAAGAACTAAAGAAGTATCTAAGAATTCATTTATTAGAAACAATCATTGTTTCAGAGTTTGTTCAACACGAAGTTCAAAACTACTGCATTCAGTTCTATGTGAATCAACAGGGTGAGATTACGTTAATCGGTGTGACTCAGCAGCTTACGACTTCTACAGGGGACTATCTGGGCGGCTTGATTGACTATACTGACGACTTGAGCCAGTTCTCTCAATTGATTGCCAACGTCGCGCAGTATGCTCACCAACAAGGCTATTTTGGCGTGATTGGTGTAGATGTGTTGGAAGACCGAGACGGGCAACTGTATGCGATCGATGCCAACTTTCGCATTAACGGCTCTACTCCTCTGTGTCTACAGCGCCATGAGTTGTTGAAGTTGGATAAAGCGATCGCTAAATACTCTAGCGACTACCGGATGGAAGGCACATTAGATTCTATCTTGACCCGCTTAAAGCCAGAGCTAGAGCAAAAAGACTTTTTAATCCTATCAGCCCTAGAAAAAGTGAAATACGGCAAAATCTACACCGAAATTTATGGCATTGTCACCGGAGCCACAATAGAAGAAATGCAGCAAATTGAGCGGCATTTGCACAACAAAGGATTGCAGCGCTCAAGTTGAAAACGTGCTTCCTAGAGTAGAGGAAGGGTCATTTTGGGTTGAGTATTGTAGCGGCTGTAAGCCTTTCAGAAGAGAGGGAGTTATGGTGATGCCGCTAAATGCCACAAACAGAGGCGCGATCGCAATCCAGTTAGCAGAGATGCGATCGCTGCAACAATTACTAATTTCTAATGATCAATGCTTAATTAACTTAGTTAACGATGATCATATTCGCCGGCGATTGCTAAAAATGCTGGAAGACGATCAAAAAAACTTAGGCATTCTAGAGACCGTGATTATTCAGTCCGGTATTCAATCTCAGCCTAAAAGGAGTATCCAACAGCAGCTAGAAGAGATTCAAACTCAGATGCAAGATTCTAAACTGTCTGTGTTTGAGAAAGTCTTTCAGCATGAGCTTCTCAAACACCGGCAAACGATGACAGGTCTCACGATTCATAAAGCAGCACAGTTGGTTGGGGCTGATGTTGAGGCTGCGATCGCTCCGATTCACACGGTTAATTTTGAAAATCGCGCCCATCAAGAACAACTCAAAGGCATCTTAGAAATCTTGGGGGTGCGAGAACTGACCGGACAAGAGCCAGATCAAGGACTTTGGGCACGGGTGGAAGATGCGATCGCCGCGCTCACGGGTGTCGCAGGCAGTGTGATTACTCGCACGGATGATGAGATGTCGATTCGGGATCTGTTGCTGATGGATCACACCAAGTCAGATATTTTGTTTGCTGAAATTCTGGCAACTGATGATCCGGAAAAGATTCAAGAGTGCTTTGTCCAACTTTACAAGGATGTCAGCATTCATGGTCTTGCAGAAGAGCAGATTGTTTATCATGCGGCTAGTCCCTACTATCGAGCTATGCCGGACATTGTGGAGCAAACCGATGAGGCGATCGGAATGTTAGACGAGGTGCGATCGCTTGATGTTAGAGATCCAGACTTCAAATCGAAAGTGAAGCAAGTGAGGCAGGCTGTTCGAGACCATATCAATCAAGAAGAAAAAGATATCTTTCCAATTTTGAAGCACAACTTTAGCCCGGAACAGCAAAAGCAAATGGCAACTGACTTCAAAGCAGCGAAAAGCAAACTACAAGCACACGAGCAGCTTCCACATCTACTGCAACAAACCAGCGATCGAAATCATAACCATCAATGGGAGGAAGGTTCGATAAACAATGCAATGAATAATGCAATGGCTTGGAAACGGATGTTTCAAGTTAAAGCAGTGATTAACTGGATTGAAGCGATCGTTTTTCTCTTTGCCGATGGTTGGATTCGGACTGCCTTGAATACTGAATCTCTCATGAATCCTGAATATAACCAACTATTCTATGGTTTTGTAATTGTGATCGGGATTGGTTATTGGTGGGTGGGTCGCGATATTTCTCAAAATCACGACATTGTTAGGTTAGGGATTATTGGTCAATCAAGCGTTTTTGCAATTCTGGCATATCACACGCTGCTGGGTAAGCTTCACCCGTTTTATCTACTTTCTGGTGTGATTGATCTGACCTTTGCAATTCTGTTTATTGTGTTTCTTTCGACTTATCGCGATCGCAATAAAACTGCACAACTCAAAGGAAATGAGTTCGATAGAGAAGGTTCGCTTCGATATTAGATTCGGAGTTGCTCCCTAAATTCCAGGGCTGATTCATCCTTTGAAATAATCAAAAAACTCCC
This window of the Cyanobacteria bacterium FACHB-DQ100 genome carries:
- a CDS encoding ATP-grasp domain-containing protein, which gives rise to MSFQHTFQFFQGNSLSDLFAQDIQPDRDALILNYPATASWAAYPNTRKYFLQDGSSEATKTAFDKICQKESWKNLAVLGDVLPGVVIVPPQSLLMQYWRDQFGFQYSQIERLDCSTYLDDLSESGQIDRVITLFPFDRLLPEKHAVDPDIHYHLLSKVTLSKLGVPCPNYQTYQLKQTRLDEIQLPEQFPYLIKTSHGLSGEGTYIIRNPSDLHYCLEELKKYLRIHLLETIIVSEFVQHEVQNYCIQFYVNQQGEITLIGVTQQLTTSTGDYLGGLIDYTDDLSQFSQLIANVAQYAHQQGYFGVIGVDVLEDRDGQLYAIDANFRINGSTPLCLQRHELLKLDKAIAKYSSDYRMEGTLDSILTRLKPELEQKDFLILSALEKVKYGKIYTEIYGIVTGATIEEMQQIERHLHNKGLQRSS
- a CDS encoding hemerythrin domain-containing protein; this encodes MVMPLNATNRGAIAIQLAEMRSLQQLLISNDQCLINLVNDDHIRRRLLKMLEDDQKNLGILETVIIQSGIQSQPKRSIQQQLEEIQTQMQDSKLSVFEKVFQHELLKHRQTMTGLTIHKAAQLVGADVEAAIAPIHTVNFENRAHQEQLKGILEILGVRELTGQEPDQGLWARVEDAIAALTGVAGSVITRTDDEMSIRDLLLMDHTKSDILFAEILATDDPEKIQECFVQLYKDVSIHGLAEEQIVYHAASPYYRAMPDIVEQTDEAIGMLDEVRSLDVRDPDFKSKVKQVRQAVRDHINQEEKDIFPILKHNFSPEQQKQMATDFKAAKSKLQAHEQLPHLLQQTSDRNHNHQWEEGSINNAMNNAMAWKRMFQVKAVINWIEAIVFLFADGWIRTALNTESLMNPEYNQLFYGFVIVIGIGYWWVGRDISQNHDIVRLGIIGQSSVFAILAYHTLLGKLHPFYLLSGVIDLTFAILFIVFLSTYRDRNKTAQLKGNEFDREGSLRY